In a single window of the Rhizobiaceae bacterium genome:
- a CDS encoding inositol monophosphatase family protein has translation MSGTDAQKRLEFAIDVAQRAGQLGLKFFRGLDDLKIESKGHQDLVSNGDREVELFVRAEIAKAYPEDGIFGEEHAPVKGTSGHVWVIDPIDGTANFVRGIPQWCVIIACAKDGKTHTGVIHDPVADETFSARKGDGARLNGRPIKVAPVASITEGSVGTGFNNRAEAMNIIPFISDLVREGGVFFRNSSGGLMLAYVASGRLIAYTEEHMNSWDCLAGLLLIEEAGGIVHSFDHDDVIVEGTAVIAAAPGVFDWVRDTSLRAYTSL, from the coding sequence ATGAGCGGGACGGATGCGCAGAAGCGCCTGGAGTTTGCAATCGATGTCGCACAGCGCGCCGGTCAGCTTGGTCTGAAATTCTTCCGTGGATTGGACGACCTGAAAATCGAGAGCAAGGGTCATCAGGACCTTGTGTCGAACGGCGATCGCGAGGTCGAACTGTTCGTGCGCGCCGAGATCGCAAAGGCCTATCCCGAGGACGGGATTTTCGGCGAGGAGCATGCGCCCGTCAAAGGCACGTCCGGCCATGTCTGGGTGATCGATCCGATCGACGGAACCGCAAATTTCGTGCGCGGCATTCCGCAATGGTGCGTCATCATCGCCTGCGCGAAGGACGGCAAGACCCATACCGGGGTCATTCACGACCCTGTTGCCGATGAGACGTTTTCCGCCCGTAAGGGCGATGGAGCCCGGCTGAACGGGAGGCCGATCAAGGTCGCTCCGGTTGCCTCGATCACCGAGGGCTCCGTCGGCACAGGGTTCAACAATCGCGCCGAGGCGATGAACATCATCCCGTTCATCAGCGATCTCGTTCGGGAAGGCGGCGTGTTCTTTCGCAATTCGTCCGGCGGTCTGATGCTCGCCTACGTGGCCTCCGGCAGGCTCATTGCCTATACCGAGGAACACATGAATTCGTGGGACTGCCTCGCCGGACTGCTGCTCATCGAGGAAGCGGGCGGTATCGTGCATTCGTTCGACCACGACGACGTGATCGTCGAGGGAACGGCGGTGATCGCCGCCGCGCCCGGCGTTTTCGATTGGGTGCGTGACACCTCGCTGCGGGCCTATACCAGCCTCTAA
- the cobT gene encoding nicotinate-nucleotide--dimethylbenzimidazole phosphoribosyltransferase: MSFKSLDELRSAIISAPAGDEAAAQSAAARQNTLTKPQGSLGRLEDLAVWLARWQRRALPRLDRVKVVVFAGSHGVTAQGVSAFPAEVTAQMVANFAAGGAAINQLARTAAAQLEVIPLQVEKPTGDFTQVAAMSESEFLDAVAIGYDAVDRDLDLLSLGEMGIGNTTTAAALATALFGGSSAQWVGRGTGVDDAGLNRKAVAIDKGIARHRAILDDPLKVAAALGGRELAAMLGTTLAARQSGVPIILDGFVTAAAVAPLFKVNPDSLAHTVAGHVSAEAGHRGLLGAMQMNPLLDLGMRLGEGSGAAVAINVLRSAVACHNGMASFAEAGVSEN; the protein is encoded by the coding sequence ATGTCCTTCAAATCGCTGGATGAATTGCGAAGCGCCATTATCTCTGCTCCAGCGGGTGACGAGGCCGCGGCGCAATCGGCCGCCGCACGCCAGAACACGCTCACCAAGCCGCAGGGAAGCCTCGGCAGGCTGGAAGACCTGGCCGTCTGGCTGGCGCGCTGGCAGCGCCGCGCGCTGCCACGGCTGGATCGGGTAAAGGTCGTGGTTTTTGCCGGGTCGCACGGCGTCACGGCGCAAGGCGTTTCGGCATTTCCCGCTGAGGTCACCGCGCAGATGGTGGCCAATTTCGCGGCGGGCGGCGCTGCGATCAACCAGTTGGCGCGCACTGCGGCGGCACAGCTCGAAGTCATCCCGCTACAGGTGGAGAAACCGACGGGCGATTTCACGCAGGTCGCCGCGATGTCCGAATCCGAGTTTCTCGACGCAGTGGCCATCGGCTACGATGCCGTGGACCGCGACCTCGATCTCCTAAGCCTTGGCGAAATGGGGATAGGCAACACCACCACGGCGGCGGCGCTCGCCACCGCCCTCTTCGGCGGCAGTTCAGCGCAATGGGTCGGTCGCGGCACGGGCGTGGACGATGCGGGCCTCAACCGCAAAGCCGTCGCCATCGACAAGGGCATTGCGCGCCATCGTGCGATTCTGGACGATCCACTCAAGGTTGCAGCCGCCCTTGGCGGGCGCGAGCTTGCCGCGATGCTGGGTACCACGCTTGCTGCACGGCAGTCTGGCGTTCCGATTATCCTCGACGGCTTCGTCACCGCCGCAGCCGTTGCGCCGCTGTTCAAGGTCAATCCTGACAGCCTCGCCCATACGGTTGCGGGACATGTTTCCGCCGAAGCCGGGCATCGAGGCCTTCTAGGCGCGATGCAAATGAATCCCCTGCTCGATCTTGGCATGCGGCTTGGTGAGGGTTCGGGTGCGGCAGTCGCGATCAATGTGCTGCGCAGCGCCGTCGCGTGCCACAACGGCATGGCGAGCTTCGCGGAGGCCGGTGTCTCGGAGAATTAG
- the cobS gene encoding adenosylcobinamide-GDP ribazoletransferase: MSELNARSVMADLAISLVFFTRLPLPPFDVPGRRLGDAIWAAPVAGIVVALAGGFVYTIAHACGINEGVAAALALATTMIATGCLHEDGLADTADAFGGGRTIGRKLEIMHDSRIGTYGAAALVLSVLVRWTSLASLPGGASAVCALIAAHAASRGLLPAIIQRTPAARESGLAASVGPVGDATALAALAIGAASLLLLGIAQGILLAILLGCLGWWLRGLFIRQIGGITGDTLGAAQQCAEITVLVVAGAALS; this comes from the coding sequence ATGAGCGAACTCAACGCCCGTTCCGTGATGGCTGACCTTGCCATTTCGCTGGTCTTCTTCACGCGCCTTCCATTGCCGCCCTTCGATGTTCCGGGGCGCAGGCTCGGCGATGCGATCTGGGCAGCGCCAGTTGCCGGAATCGTGGTCGCCCTTGCGGGCGGCTTCGTCTACACGATCGCCCATGCATGCGGCATCAATGAAGGCGTTGCCGCCGCGCTGGCGCTGGCAACCACGATGATCGCCACCGGGTGCCTGCATGAGGACGGGCTGGCCGACACAGCCGACGCCTTCGGCGGCGGCCGCACCATCGGACGCAAGCTGGAAATCATGCATGACAGCCGCATCGGCACCTATGGCGCCGCCGCTCTCGTGCTTTCGGTGCTGGTGCGCTGGACCTCCCTTGCCTCGCTCCCCGGCGGCGCAAGTGCGGTCTGCGCGTTGATCGCGGCTCACGCCGCATCGCGCGGCCTGCTGCCCGCCATCATCCAGCGGACGCCTGCTGCACGCGAAAGCGGGCTGGCCGCCTCGGTGGGACCGGTGGGTGACGCCACCGCGCTTGCAGCGCTGGCCATCGGAGCGGCGTCGCTGCTGCTCCTCGGCATCGCGCAGGGCATCCTGCTCGCGATCCTGCTCGGCTGTCTCGGCTGGTGGCTGAGGGGACTTTTCATCCGCCAGATCGGAGGGATCACAGGCGATACGCTGGGCGCCGCCCAACAATGCGCGGAGATCACCGTTCTTGTGGTTGCGGGCGCTGCCCTTTCCTGA
- a CDS encoding cobyrinate a,c-diamide synthase, whose product MSARAIIVGAPRSGSGKTSVTIGLLRALARRGLKVRGAKSGPDYIDPGFHAAATGQPGVNLDSWAMEPGLIASLLGEIANGTDIIVIESAMGLFDGIDGQPGRAGSAADLARRFGIPVLLVLDVSGQSQTAAAVAKGFAAYDPAVRMAGVVMNKLGSERHRRLAGEAVEKIGLPVVGAVMRDPELNLPERHLGLVQAHEHGNLAAHLDRLADAMERSLDIDAIIAAATPLDIAAETAIAIPPPAQRIALAMDAAFSFLYPHLARDWRHAGAEIVPFSPLADEAPSRDCDMCWLPGGYPELHAGRLSQARNFMDGTRGFAETRPVHGECGGFMVLGESIEDAQGMTHPMLGLLGHATSFFQRKMNLGYRRARLLDDGPLGPAGTWVRGHEFHYARSLSDGDQLPFAELFDGQGNALGASGARRGKVTGTFFHAIALEHAA is encoded by the coding sequence ATGAGTGCGCGCGCCATCATCGTCGGAGCGCCGCGCTCCGGTTCGGGCAAGACGAGCGTGACCATCGGCCTGTTGCGCGCCCTTGCGCGACGTGGCCTGAAGGTGCGCGGCGCAAAATCCGGCCCGGACTATATCGATCCCGGCTTTCACGCGGCGGCAACGGGACAGCCGGGCGTCAACCTCGATTCCTGGGCGATGGAGCCCGGCCTGATTGCCTCGCTTCTTGGAGAAATCGCGAACGGCACCGACATCATCGTCATCGAAAGCGCCATGGGCCTGTTCGACGGCATTGATGGCCAGCCGGGTCGCGCCGGCTCGGCGGCAGACCTCGCGCGACGCTTTGGCATACCCGTCCTGCTGGTGCTCGACGTGTCCGGCCAGTCGCAGACGGCGGCGGCCGTCGCCAAGGGCTTTGCCGCATATGATCCGGCGGTCAGGATGGCGGGCGTCGTGATGAACAAGCTCGGCAGCGAGCGCCACCGTCGCCTTGCCGGCGAGGCTGTCGAGAAGATTGGCCTGCCGGTTGTGGGCGCGGTGATGCGCGATCCGGAACTCAACCTGCCCGAACGCCATCTGGGCCTCGTGCAGGCGCATGAGCATGGCAACCTCGCCGCGCATCTCGACCGGCTTGCGGACGCGATGGAACGTTCGCTCGACATCGACGCGATCATTGCGGCGGCGACCCCGCTCGACATTGCCGCAGAGACCGCAATCGCCATTCCGCCCCCGGCGCAGCGCATTGCGCTCGCCATGGATGCGGCCTTCAGCTTCCTCTATCCACATCTGGCGCGCGACTGGCGGCATGCGGGCGCTGAAATCGTTCCTTTTTCCCCGCTCGCCGATGAAGCGCCCTCCCGCGATTGCGATATGTGCTGGCTTCCGGGCGGCTATCCTGAACTCCACGCAGGTCGCCTGTCGCAGGCCCGCAATTTCATGGATGGCACGCGTGGCTTTGCCGAAACCCGCCCGGTTCATGGCGAGTGCGGCGGCTTCATGGTGCTCGGTGAAAGCATCGAAGACGCACAAGGCATGACACATCCGATGCTCGGCCTGCTCGGCCACGCCACCAGCTTTTTCCAGCGTAAAATGAACCTGGGCTATCGGCGCGCCCGCCTGCTGGATGATGGTCCGCTCGGCCCGGCGGGCACATGGGTTCGCGGCCATGAATTTCACTATGCGCGGTCGCTGAGCGATGGTGATCAACTGCCCTTTGCTGAACTGTTCGACGGCCAGGGCAATGCGCTCGGCGCATCGGGCGCGCGGCGCGGAAAGGTCACCGGCACATTTTTCCACGCGATCGCGCTGGAGCACGCCGCATGA
- the cobA gene encoding uroporphyrinogen-III C-methyltransferase translates to MSIETAIANQLSRTPRLEAGHVWLAGAGPGDPALLTLDVLSALDQADALVHDALVSQEIVALAARAEKYFVGKRGGRLSIPQAEINALLVRLAKEGRKVVRLKGGHPFVFARGGEEALALVEHGIPYRVLPGVTSAFGGLTSAGIPATMRGVNGAIILATGFAATCDDRPDWAALARTGQPIVIYMGLTHLAETVAALMQGGLAPETPAALIENATLPQERAVIATLGTLVEGAHRESIVSPALIVIGGIVALRERLKP, encoded by the coding sequence ATGAGCATCGAAACGGCAATCGCCAACCAGTTGAGCCGCACGCCCCGGCTGGAAGCCGGCCATGTGTGGCTGGCTGGCGCTGGCCCGGGCGATCCCGCCCTGCTGACGCTCGACGTGCTGTCGGCGCTCGATCAGGCTGACGCATTGGTGCATGACGCGCTGGTGTCGCAGGAAATCGTCGCGCTTGCCGCCCGAGCGGAAAAATACTTTGTCGGAAAGCGCGGCGGGCGGCTTTCCATTCCGCAGGCAGAAATCAATGCGCTGTTGGTGCGGCTGGCGAAGGAAGGCCGCAAGGTCGTGCGGCTGAAAGGCGGCCACCCCTTCGTGTTCGCGCGCGGCGGCGAAGAGGCGCTTGCGCTGGTTGAGCACGGCATTCCCTATCGCGTGCTGCCGGGCGTCACATCGGCATTTGGCGGCCTGACATCGGCGGGCATTCCCGCCACCATGCGCGGCGTCAACGGCGCGATCATCCTTGCAACCGGCTTTGCCGCCACGTGCGACGACCGCCCCGACTGGGCAGCCCTCGCCCGCACGGGCCAGCCCATCGTGATCTATATGGGCCTGACACATCTGGCGGAGACGGTTGCGGCGCTGATGCAGGGCGGACTTGCTCCGGAAACGCCCGCCGCGCTGATCGAAAACGCGACCCTGCCGCAGGAACGCGCGGTCATCGCGACACTCGGGACGCTTGTGGAAGGCGCCCACCGCGAGAGTATCGTCTCTCCGGCGCTGATCGTGATCGGCGGCATTGTGGCGCTGCGCGAAAGGCTGAAACCATGA
- a CDS encoding cobalt-precorrin-5B (C(1))-methyltransferase, producing the protein MSENERPLRRGWTTGACATAASKAACAALLTGAFPDPVEITLPGGQKVSFALALNEIGDGYARAAIVKDAGDDPDVTHGALIVSTVRRGPRASGVTFQRGEGVGLVTRPGLPIAPGEPAINPVPRRMIAQAVREVAGEEADIAVEIAVPDGEKMAERTLNGRLGILHGISILGTTGIVIPYSCSSWIHSIHRGIDVARAMGFSHVAGSTGNASEMAVQKRYGLHEVQLIDMGDFVGGMLKYLAGHPVPRVTIAGGVAKMTKLAQGMLDLHSKRGPADLDGLAAVASGAGASNSLAGEIRAANTVAHAFALAEEVGISIGDAIAELAWKTAMPVVAKATIEVEVLVFDREGNLRGQYPRA; encoded by the coding sequence ATGAGCGAGAACGAGAGACCGCTGCGGCGAGGCTGGACGACCGGGGCCTGCGCCACGGCTGCCAGCAAAGCCGCCTGCGCGGCGCTTCTGACCGGAGCATTTCCCGATCCGGTCGAGATCACCCTGCCGGGCGGGCAAAAGGTCTCTTTCGCGCTTGCGCTGAACGAAATCGGCGACGGGTATGCGCGGGCGGCAATCGTCAAGGATGCGGGCGACGATCCTGATGTCACCCACGGCGCGCTGATCGTTTCCACTGTGCGGCGCGGGCCGCGCGCATCCGGCGTCACGTTCCAGCGTGGCGAAGGCGTCGGTCTGGTGACGCGCCCCGGGCTGCCGATCGCGCCGGGCGAACCGGCGATCAATCCCGTGCCGCGCCGCATGATCGCGCAGGCCGTGCGCGAGGTGGCGGGCGAGGAAGCGGACATCGCCGTCGAGATCGCCGTCCCGGACGGCGAGAAAATGGCCGAGCGAACGCTCAACGGGCGGCTCGGCATCCTGCACGGCATTTCCATCCTTGGCACCACCGGAATTGTCATTCCCTATTCCTGTTCCTCGTGGATTCACTCGATCCATCGCGGCATCGACGTGGCGCGCGCCATGGGCTTCTCGCATGTCGCGGGGTCCACCGGCAACGCGTCCGAGATGGCCGTGCAAAAACGCTACGGCCTGCATGAGGTGCAGTTGATCGACATGGGAGATTTCGTCGGCGGCATGCTGAAATATCTCGCCGGCCATCCCGTGCCGCGTGTCACGATTGCGGGCGGCGTCGCCAAGATGACCAAGCTGGCGCAAGGCATGCTGGATTTGCATTCGAAGCGCGGCCCTGCCGACCTGGATGGGCTCGCGGCGGTAGCGTCCGGGGCCGGAGCCTCCAACTCGCTTGCCGGGGAAATTCGCGCGGCGAACACGGTCGCGCATGCATTTGCGCTTGCGGAGGAGGTGGGCATCTCCATCGGCGACGCGATTGCTGAACTGGCGTGGAAAACGGCCATGCCCGTCGTCGCGAAAGCCACTATCGAGGTCGAGGTGCTGGTCTTCGACCGCGAGGGCAATCTGCGTGGGCAATACCCGCGAGCCTGA
- the cobM gene encoding precorrin-4 C(11)-methyltransferase, with translation MTVHFIGAGPGAADLITVRGRDLLAACPVCLYAGSIVSRDLLAYCPQGARLIDTAPMSLDEIEAEYRRAHEAGEDVARLHSGDLSVWSAVAEQIRRLERLGIDYTLTPGVPSFAAAAAALKRELTIPEVAQSLVLTRVSGRASKMPDGETLEAFGATGATLAIHLAVHEAAQISERLVPFYGADCPVAVVFRASWPDERIIHATLGTLADALARDPVERTAIIFVGQSLGAQDFRESSLYDPHYQRRFRGRGE, from the coding sequence ATGACGGTGCACTTCATCGGTGCGGGACCGGGCGCGGCGGACCTCATCACGGTGCGCGGCCGCGACCTGCTGGCCGCCTGCCCCGTTTGCCTCTATGCGGGGTCGATCGTTTCGCGGGACCTCCTCGCCTATTGCCCGCAAGGCGCGCGGCTGATCGACACCGCGCCGATGTCGCTGGACGAGATCGAGGCGGAATACAGGCGCGCGCATGAGGCAGGCGAAGATGTCGCGCGCCTGCATTCGGGAGACCTTTCGGTGTGGAGCGCGGTCGCCGAACAGATCAGGCGGCTGGAACGTCTGGGCATCGATTATACGCTGACGCCGGGCGTCCCTTCTTTTGCGGCGGCGGCAGCGGCGCTGAAGCGGGAGCTGACGATCCCCGAAGTCGCGCAAAGCCTCGTGCTGACACGGGTTTCAGGCCGTGCATCGAAAATGCCGGATGGCGAGACGCTGGAAGCATTCGGCGCAACGGGCGCGACGCTGGCCATTCACCTCGCCGTCCATGAAGCCGCGCAGATCTCTGAACGCCTCGTTCCATTCTACGGCGCGGACTGCCCGGTGGCGGTCGTGTTCCGCGCATCGTGGCCGGACGAACGCATCATCCACGCAACGCTCGGCACGCTGGCGGATGCGCTCGCGCGCGACCCAGTCGAACGCACCGCGATCATCTTCGTCGGCCAATCGCTCGGCGCGCAGGATTTTCGGGAATCCTCGCTCTATGATCCCCACTATCAGCGGCGCTTTCGCGGGAGGGGCGAATGA
- a CDS encoding cobalamin biosynthesis protein, whose protein sequence is MMVAGIGCRKGSSGAAVFEAIGRALAAHGLTPSMLDRLATGQIKRGEAGIAAAADMLKLPLVIVENDALSAVSARCLTHSRKSLEATGADSLSEAAALAAAGEGGALLGPRIARNGVTCAIAHSEGDA, encoded by the coding sequence ATGATGGTCGCGGGCATCGGATGCCGGAAGGGCAGCAGCGGCGCTGCCGTTTTCGAGGCCATCGGCCGCGCGCTGGCCGCGCATGGCCTGACGCCCTCCATGCTGGACCGGCTGGCGACCGGCCAAATCAAGCGCGGCGAGGCGGGCATCGCGGCGGCGGCCGACATGCTGAAACTGCCGCTCGTCATTGTGGAAAACGATGCGCTCAGCGCAGTTTCTGCGCGCTGCCTCACACATTCGCGGAAGTCACTGGAAGCGACGGGAGCGGACTCGCTGTCGGAGGCGGCAGCCCTTGCAGCGGCAGGCGAAGGCGGCGCGCTGCTTGGCCCACGCATCGCCCGTAACGGCGTGACCTGCGCGATTGCACATTCGGAAGGTGACGCATGA
- the cbiE gene encoding precorrin-6y C5,15-methyltransferase (decarboxylating) subunit CbiE, whose protein sequence is MSADRAWLTIVGIGEDGIAGLGDEAKRAIVEAQIVFGGARHLELAQPSITGEARQWPTPFSVEPVLALRGKPTCVLASGDPFWFGVGATLARSIPPQEMRCMPAPPTFGLAASRLGWALQDVECISLHGRAIDLIRPLLHPNRKILALTSDAAAPGEIAALLNSLGFGQSRLAILEALGGAEERKRHIKSYAFDLKNINPLNVLAVEVESEPQARIVPLCSGLPDALFDTDGQLTKREVRAVTLSSLSPRRGELLWDVGAGSGSIGIEWMLADPSMRAIAIEADATRAARIRTNARQCGVPGLKLIEGRAPGALTGLEPPDAIFVGGGGSDDGTMEACIAALRPSGRLVANAVTLEMEAVLLDLQRRLGGALIRIAIDRVQPVGTMQGWRPAMPVTQWIWTKP, encoded by the coding sequence ATGTCCGCTGATCGTGCATGGCTGACAATTGTGGGCATCGGCGAAGACGGCATAGCCGGTCTGGGCGACGAGGCCAAGCGCGCAATCGTGGAGGCGCAGATCGTCTTTGGAGGCGCACGCCACCTCGAACTGGCACAGCCATCGATCACAGGCGAAGCCCGGCAATGGCCGACACCTTTCAGCGTTGAACCCGTGCTTGCGCTGCGTGGCAAGCCGACCTGCGTGCTGGCATCCGGCGACCCGTTCTGGTTCGGCGTCGGCGCAACGCTTGCGCGCAGCATCCCGCCGCAGGAAATGCGCTGCATGCCCGCACCCCCGACATTCGGCCTCGCCGCCTCGCGGCTGGGCTGGGCGTTGCAAGACGTGGAATGCATTTCGCTGCACGGGCGCGCCATCGACCTGATCCGGCCCCTGCTTCACCCGAACAGGAAAATTCTCGCTCTCACGTCCGATGCCGCAGCGCCCGGCGAGATCGCCGCGCTGCTCAATTCGCTCGGGTTCGGCCAGTCGCGCCTTGCAATTCTGGAAGCGCTGGGCGGAGCCGAAGAAAGAAAAAGGCACATAAAATCATATGCGTTCGACCTGAAAAACATCAATCCGCTCAATGTGCTGGCGGTGGAAGTTGAATCGGAACCCCAAGCCCGGATCGTTCCCTTGTGCAGCGGACTGCCGGATGCACTGTTCGACACGGACGGCCAGTTGACAAAGCGCGAAGTGCGCGCGGTGACGCTGTCCTCGCTATCGCCGAGGCGCGGCGAATTATTGTGGGATGTGGGCGCGGGCTCCGGCTCCATCGGCATCGAATGGATGCTTGCCGATCCGTCCATGCGGGCAATCGCCATCGAGGCGGACGCGACCCGCGCCGCGCGCATCCGCACCAATGCGCGACAGTGCGGCGTGCCGGGGCTGAAACTGATCGAAGGCCGCGCGCCGGGCGCGCTTACCGGGCTGGAGCCGCCGGACGCGATATTCGTCGGCGGCGGCGGTTCCGACGACGGCACGATGGAGGCCTGCATTGCCGCTTTGAGGCCCAGCGGAAGGCTCGTTGCCAATGCGGTAACGCTTGAAATGGAAGCCGTCCTTCTCGATCTCCAGCGGCGGTTGGGCGGCGCGCTGATCCGCATCGCGATAGACCGCGTGCAGCCGGTCGGCACGATGCAGGGTTGGCGACCCGCAATGCCCGTCACCCAATGGATATGGACCAAGCCATGA
- a CDS encoding cobalt-precorrin-6A reductase, protein MTRPVLILGGTAEARRLAGILASHPELDVTLSLAGRTLNPAGQGVPVRSGGFGGVEGLAAWLRDHDVALVIDATHPYAARMSANAAETARQTGIPLLALRRPAWQPVAGDRWTEVGDVSEAVRALGDQPRRVFLALGRKELLPFEAAPQHHYLIRSVDPVEPPLLVPDAEYIRARGPFDRAAEQDMLARHRINAIVCKNSGGDATYGKIEAARDLGIEVVMLRRPLLPDVPGAVGVDRLVRLALHHLGLAERGE, encoded by the coding sequence ATGACGAGACCTGTTCTCATTCTTGGCGGCACCGCCGAGGCCCGCAGGCTCGCCGGTATTCTGGCCAGCCATCCCGAACTCGACGTCACGCTGTCGCTCGCCGGGCGAACGCTCAATCCGGCGGGGCAGGGCGTTCCGGTGCGGAGCGGCGGATTTGGCGGCGTGGAAGGGTTGGCCGCCTGGTTGCGCGATCACGATGTCGCGCTCGTCATCGACGCCACGCATCCATATGCGGCGCGCATGTCCGCCAATGCGGCGGAGACTGCGCGGCAGACCGGCATACCGCTTCTGGCCCTGCGCCGTCCCGCATGGCAGCCCGTGGCCGGCGACCGGTGGACCGAGGTAGGCGATGTCTCCGAAGCCGTCCGTGCGCTGGGTGACCAGCCGCGCCGCGTTTTTCTCGCGCTTGGCCGCAAAGAGCTTTTGCCGTTTGAGGCAGCGCCGCAGCATCATTACCTCATCCGCAGCGTCGATCCGGTGGAGCCGCCGCTCTTGGTACCGGACGCCGAATACATTCGGGCGCGGGGTCCCTTCGACCGGGCCGCCGAGCAGGACATGCTGGCGCGCCATCGCATCAATGCCATCGTGTGTAAGAACAGCGGCGGCGACGCCACCTACGGCAAGATCGAAGCTGCCCGCGACCTCGGCATCGAGGTGGTCATGCTTCGCCGTCCGCTCCTCCCGGATGTTCCGGGCGCAGTCGGCGTGGATCGTCTTGTGCGGCTGGCGCTGCATCATCTCGGCCTCGCCGAGCGAGGCGAATAG
- a CDS encoding precorrin-3B C(17)-methyltransferase produces the protein MSGKLYVIGLGPGPDEQITPQAMQAISASTYFYGYKPYISRLRLRSDQFAVASDNREELARARDALDKAQSGATVAIVSGGDPGVFAMAAAVCEAIEESDERWREVDLEIIPGVTAMLAVAARMGAPLGHDFCAINLSDNLKPWDMIETRLIAAASAGFVIALYNPISKSRQWQLGRAFDAVSAVLPPETPVIFGRAAGRPDERMDVHLLCNAKADDADMATCVIIGSAATRIVERTDKPALVYSPRSARPR, from the coding sequence ATGAGTGGAAAGCTGTATGTGATCGGGCTTGGACCCGGGCCGGACGAGCAGATTACGCCGCAGGCAATGCAGGCGATCTCGGCCTCGACCTATTTCTACGGCTACAAGCCCTATATCAGCCGCCTCAGGCTGCGCAGCGACCAGTTCGCCGTGGCTTCCGACAACAGGGAGGAACTCGCCCGCGCGCGGGATGCACTTGACAAGGCGCAGTCGGGCGCGACGGTCGCCATCGTGTCTGGCGGCGACCCCGGCGTCTTTGCCATGGCGGCGGCGGTGTGCGAGGCCATCGAGGAAAGCGACGAGCGCTGGCGGGAGGTCGATCTGGAGATCATCCCCGGCGTGACGGCGATGCTGGCGGTGGCCGCGCGCATGGGTGCGCCGCTCGGCCATGATTTCTGCGCGATCAACCTGTCCGACAATCTCAAACCGTGGGACATGATCGAGACGCGCCTGATTGCCGCCGCGAGCGCGGGCTTCGTGATCGCGCTCTACAATCCGATCAGCAAGTCGCGCCAATGGCAGCTTGGCCGCGCCTTCGACGCCGTTTCTGCGGTGCTGCCGCCGGAGACGCCGGTGATTTTCGGTCGCGCGGCAGGGCGTCCCGACGAGCGCATGGACGTTCACCTGCTCTGCAACGCCAAGGCGGACGACGCGGACATGGCGACCTGCGTGATTATCGGGTCTGCCGCGACGCGCATCGTGGAACGCACCGACAAGCCGGCGCTGGTCTATTCGCCTCGCTCGGCGAGGCCGAGATGA
- a CDS encoding precorrin-2 C(20)-methyltransferase translates to MSARKTGRLIGVGTGPGDPDLLTVKAVRAIEQADVLACFAKRGSRGNARAIVEQYVRHGVTELPLHYPVTTEIEKGHADYKSQILAFYEASAEAIAEHLRAGRDVAVLSEGDPLFYGSYMHLHVRLAHRFPTEVIAGITAMSGSWSQVGIPLVQGDEVLTVLPGTMEEPELTRRLSDTDAAVIMKVGRNLPKIRRALSATCKLDGAIYVERATMANTTSKRLADKADDEAPYFAIVLVPGWPNRPEAAA, encoded by the coding sequence ATGTCCGCGCGGAAAACAGGTCGCCTCATCGGCGTCGGGACCGGGCCGGGCGATCCCGACCTTTTGACGGTGAAAGCCGTTCGCGCCATCGAGCAGGCCGACGTGCTGGCCTGCTTCGCCAAGCGGGGAAGCCGGGGCAACGCACGCGCCATCGTCGAGCAATATGTTCGCCACGGCGTGACGGAACTGCCGCTGCACTATCCCGTGACGACGGAAATCGAAAAGGGCCATGCCGACTACAAATCGCAGATCCTTGCCTTCTACGAGGCATCGGCAGAAGCAATCGCGGAACATCTGCGAGCGGGCCGTGATGTCGCCGTGCTCTCGGAGGGCGATCCGCTTTTCTACGGCTCGTACATGCATTTGCATGTGCGCCTCGCTCATCGCTTCCCGACCGAGGTCATCGCGGGCATCACCGCCATGTCTGGCAGTTGGTCGCAGGTGGGCATACCGCTGGTGCAGGGCGACGAGGTGTTGACCGTGCTGCCCGGCACGATGGAGGAACCCGAACTTACGCGCCGCCTGTCCGACACCGATGCTGCCGTCATTATGAAAGTGGGTCGCAATCTTCCCAAGATACGTCGCGCGCTAAGCGCAACGTGCAAGCTGGACGGCGCAATCTATGTCGAGCGCGCGACCATGGCCAACACGACCAGCAAACGCCTCGCCGACAAGGCTGACGACGAGGCCCCCTATTTCGCGATCGTGCTCGTGCCGGGATGGCCCAACAGGCCGGAAGCCGCCGCATGA